One part of the Microlunatus elymi genome encodes these proteins:
- a CDS encoding heme o synthase, with the protein MDVAKSAGDAEQPTPPRRLRDVLGAYFALTKPRIIELLLVTTVPAMFLADRGVPNLLLVLGTLIGGVFAAGSANVFNCVLDRDIDERMRRTRRRPLPRHAVSWHKATVFAAVLGVLSVLWFGLLINWLSAFLALAANAFYVLIYTMILKRHTSQNIVWGGIAGCFPPLIGWTAVTGQLALAPFVLFAIVFFWTPPHTWALAMRYREDYAAADVPMLPVIMAPAGVAKRILIYSVLTVVTSMLLWPVAGTGLLYPIVAGLCGMALLVESVQLLRRARAGLSDALMKPMRLFHWSNSYLALIFVAAAVDPLLPF; encoded by the coding sequence ATCGACGTGGCCAAATCGGCCGGCGACGCTGAGCAACCGACCCCGCCGCGGCGCCTGCGGGACGTGCTGGGCGCCTATTTCGCGCTGACCAAACCTCGCATCATCGAGCTGCTGCTGGTGACCACCGTGCCGGCGATGTTCCTGGCCGACCGCGGGGTGCCGAATCTCCTGCTGGTGCTGGGCACGCTGATCGGTGGCGTCTTCGCCGCGGGCAGCGCGAACGTGTTCAACTGCGTGCTCGATCGCGACATCGACGAGCGGATGCGCCGGACCCGCCGACGGCCGCTGCCGCGCCATGCGGTCAGCTGGCACAAGGCCACCGTCTTCGCGGCGGTGCTGGGCGTGCTGTCGGTGCTCTGGTTCGGGTTGTTGATCAACTGGCTGTCGGCGTTCCTGGCCCTGGCGGCCAACGCCTTCTACGTGCTGATCTACACGATGATCTTGAAACGGCACACCTCCCAGAACATCGTCTGGGGTGGCATCGCCGGCTGTTTCCCGCCGCTGATCGGCTGGACCGCGGTGACCGGACAACTGGCACTGGCACCGTTCGTGTTGTTCGCGATCGTGTTCTTCTGGACCCCGCCGCACACCTGGGCGCTGGCGATGCGTTATCGCGAGGACTACGCAGCAGCCGACGTGCCGATGCTGCCGGTGATCATGGCGCCGGCGGGGGTGGCGAAGCGGATCCTGATCTACTCGGTGCTGACCGTGGTGACGTCGATGCTGCTCTGGCCGGTCGCCGGCACCGGGTTGCTCTATCCGATCGTTGCCGGGCTCTGCGGGATGGCCTTGCTGGTGGAGTCGGTGCAGCTGTTGCGGCGCGCCCGGGCCGGGCTCAGCGACGCGTTGATGAAGCCGATGCGGCTCTTCCACTGGTCGAACTCGTACTTGGCGTTGATCTTCGTCGCGGCCGCGGTCGACCCGCTGTTGCCCTTCTGA
- a CDS encoding ABC transporter ATP-binding protein: MPGPEHALQVTGLRLDFGRGPVLDDLTLTAERGALTGVLGPNGAGKTTLLRCCNGLLRADRGDIRVLGERPGTAAAAARVGMMPQSTGAWSGIRPLELLRYLASLYAHPLDVDALAERLGLHRLSRTPYRRLSGGQQQAVNLAGALVGRPELVFLDEPTAGMDPHARRATWELLGELRTAGVSIVLTTHAMEEAAELSDRIHIVDRGRVAVSGTVAQLTADGSSLEQVFLANTHASIG; this comes from the coding sequence GTGCCAGGTCCCGAGCATGCTCTGCAGGTGACCGGATTGAGGCTGGATTTCGGCCGCGGTCCGGTGCTCGACGACCTCACCCTGACCGCCGAACGGGGCGCGCTCACCGGCGTGCTCGGACCCAACGGAGCCGGCAAGACCACCCTGCTGCGTTGCTGCAACGGACTGCTCCGAGCCGACCGCGGCGACATCCGGGTGCTCGGCGAACGGCCTGGCACCGCAGCTGCCGCCGCACGGGTCGGGATGATGCCGCAGAGCACCGGAGCCTGGTCCGGCATCCGGCCGCTGGAGCTGTTGCGCTATCTGGCATCCCTCTACGCGCACCCGCTCGACGTCGACGCGCTGGCCGAGCGGCTGGGGCTGCATCGGCTGTCCCGGACTCCGTACCGGCGGCTGTCCGGCGGTCAGCAGCAGGCAGTCAACTTGGCCGGTGCGCTGGTCGGCCGGCCGGAGCTGGTCTTCCTGGACGAGCCGACCGCAGGGATGGATCCGCACGCCCGGCGCGCCACCTGGGAACTGCTCGGCGAACTGCGGACCGCCGGGGTCAGCATCGTGCTCACCACCCACGCCATGGAGGAGGCGGCCGAACTGTCCGATCGGATCCACATCGTCGACCGCGGCCGGGTCGCCGTGTCCGGCACGGTCGCCCAACTGACCGCCGACGGCAGCAGCCTGGAACAGGTCTTCCTGGCCAACACCCATGCGAGCATCGGATGA
- a CDS encoding ABC transporter permease yields the protein MSTRLDFSPAPGAAPATRRVISHGLTETRLMVRNGEQLLLALIIPIAILVAARFLESSLLGDQLPASVLALAVWSTAFTSVAIATGFERRYGVLERLAATPLGRTGLITGKAMAVVIIVIGQLLILTVVAVLLGWRPQFSAISTLLAIAAVILAIVGFVGFALILAGRLRAEATLALANVIYVILLVAGGLVVPAARFPAPLETIIGLLPTGALGNELRSASAGVVDGWPLLVLAVWAIILTFAARKAFRWIS from the coding sequence ATGAGCACCAGACTGGACTTCTCCCCCGCACCGGGTGCGGCACCGGCAACGCGCCGGGTGATCAGTCACGGTCTGACCGAGACCAGACTGATGGTCCGCAACGGCGAGCAGTTGCTGCTGGCCTTGATCATCCCGATCGCGATCCTGGTCGCCGCCCGCTTCCTGGAGAGCTCACTGCTCGGTGATCAACTTCCGGCATCCGTGCTGGCGTTGGCGGTCTGGTCGACGGCGTTCACCTCGGTCGCGATCGCCACCGGTTTCGAACGCCGGTACGGGGTGCTGGAACGCCTGGCCGCCACGCCGCTGGGCCGGACCGGCCTGATCACCGGCAAGGCGATGGCGGTGGTGATCATCGTCATCGGCCAGTTGTTGATCTTGACCGTGGTCGCCGTCCTGCTCGGCTGGCGGCCGCAGTTCTCGGCGATCTCAACCCTGCTGGCGATTGCGGCGGTGATCTTGGCGATCGTCGGTTTCGTCGGGTTCGCGTTGATCTTGGCCGGACGGCTGCGGGCCGAGGCCACGCTGGCGCTGGCCAACGTGATCTACGTGATCTTGCTGGTCGCCGGCGGCCTGGTGGTCCCGGCTGCACGTTTCCCCGCTCCGCTGGAAACGATCATCGGCCTGCTGCCCACCGGGGCGCTCGGTAACGAGCTGCGATCGGCTTCGGCCGGTGTCGTGGACGGCTGGCCGTTGCTGGTTCTCGCCGTCTGGGCGATCATCCTCACCTTCGCAGCCAGGAAGGCTTTTCGATGGATCTCCTGA
- a CDS encoding 2'-5' RNA ligase family protein: protein MVHSIELLLEDEAEAAIKRQWRLLADAGLPSEHRPAPGTGSRRPHVTVVACEQIPMATATGLGPTLAEALPLPVTIGVPMIFGTAKVGRPGLILVRQVLANVRLLELQQRLKEGCPQALDGHFDEGRWAPHVTLARRLRPDQIPVALQLLARTGASNGAPREMQVNLTGARFWQGDLKQARNLL from the coding sequence GTGGTTCACTCGATCGAACTGTTGTTGGAGGACGAGGCCGAGGCCGCGATCAAGCGGCAGTGGCGGCTGCTGGCCGACGCCGGGTTGCCGAGTGAACATCGTCCTGCTCCCGGTACGGGGTCACGTCGCCCGCACGTGACCGTGGTCGCCTGCGAGCAGATCCCGATGGCCACCGCGACCGGACTCGGCCCGACGCTGGCCGAGGCGCTGCCGCTGCCGGTGACCATCGGAGTCCCGATGATCTTCGGTACGGCGAAGGTCGGCCGGCCCGGTTTGATCTTGGTCCGTCAGGTGCTGGCCAACGTCCGGCTGCTGGAGTTGCAGCAGCGCCTCAAGGAAGGCTGCCCGCAAGCCCTGGACGGTCACTTCGACGAGGGTCGTTGGGCGCCGCACGTCACCCTGGCGCGCCGACTGCGCCCCGACCAGATCCCGGTCGCGCTGCAACTGCTGGCTCGCACCGGCGCCTCCAACGGCGCGCCCCGGGAGATGCAGGTCAACCTCACCGGCGCCCGCTTCTGGCAGGGCGATCTCAAGCAAGCAAGAAACCTTCTCTGA
- the tkt gene encoding transketolase, with the protein MTESTIAKDPSLLPDGWTDLDSRAVDTVRVLAADAVHPPSAGHPGTAMSLAPVAYLLFQKVMRHDPSDTNWVGRDRFVLSAGHSCLTLYIQLYLGGFGLELDDIKALRTWGSRTPGHPEYGHTTGVEVTTGPLGQGIGNAVGMAMAARRERGLLDPDAVPGQSPFDHQIYCIASDGDIEEGVSSEASSLAGTQRLGNLTLIYDNNRISIEDDTSIALSEDTAARYEAYGWHVQTVDWTNNGTHYTENVKALLAAIEAARAVTDRPSFIDLRTIIAWPAPNKQNTGAAHGSVLGDDEVRATKEVMGFDPEKTYEVTDEVLAHTRELVQRGKAARDEWQQAFDAWADANPRSKEFLDRLRKRELTPGWTDALPSWEADEKGVATRAASGEVLTKLAPALPELWGGSADLAGSNNTTPKGQPSFLPTDRQSKMFSGDQYGRVLHFGIREHGMGAIMNGIAVSSGLRVYGGTFLTFSDYMRPSVRLAALMKLPVTYVWTHDSIGLGEDGPTHQPVEHLTALRAIPGLDVVRPADANETAWAWKTILEHTDRPAGLILSRQNLPTFPREADGFAAASGTARGGYVLKDSEGDPEVILIGTGSEVQLAVKAQEQLAAAGVRARVVSMPCVEWFFEQDEAYRESVLPSSVKARVSVEAGIGMGWRSLIGDAGRAVSLEHFGASAAAGVLFKEFGFTPEKVAEAAQESIAAAKTGGNPTHPLTSGPSGPADTLDEPGVTIS; encoded by the coding sequence GTGACCGAATCAACAATCGCCAAGGACCCGAGCCTGCTCCCCGACGGGTGGACCGACCTCGACTCGCGTGCCGTCGACACCGTCCGGGTGCTGGCCGCCGACGCGGTCCATCCGCCGAGCGCCGGCCACCCCGGCACGGCGATGAGCCTCGCCCCGGTCGCGTACCTGCTGTTCCAGAAGGTGATGCGCCACGACCCGTCCGACACCAACTGGGTCGGCCGGGATCGGTTCGTGCTCAGCGCAGGTCACTCCTGCCTGACCCTCTACATCCAGCTCTACCTCGGCGGATTCGGCCTCGAACTGGACGACATCAAGGCGCTGCGGACCTGGGGTTCGCGGACCCCAGGCCACCCGGAGTACGGCCACACCACCGGCGTCGAGGTGACCACCGGACCGCTCGGCCAGGGCATCGGCAACGCGGTCGGGATGGCGATGGCGGCCCGTCGTGAGCGCGGCCTGCTGGACCCGGATGCGGTCCCCGGTCAGAGCCCGTTCGATCACCAGATCTACTGCATCGCCTCCGACGGCGACATCGAGGAAGGCGTCTCGTCCGAGGCCTCCTCGCTGGCCGGCACCCAGCGGCTGGGCAACCTGACGCTGATCTACGACAACAACCGGATCTCCATCGAGGACGACACCTCGATCGCGCTCAGCGAGGACACCGCCGCCCGCTACGAGGCGTACGGCTGGCACGTCCAGACGGTCGACTGGACCAACAACGGCACCCATTACACCGAAAACGTGAAGGCGCTGCTGGCGGCGATCGAGGCGGCCCGCGCGGTCACCGATCGGCCCAGCTTCATCGACCTGCGGACGATCATCGCCTGGCCCGCGCCGAACAAGCAGAACACCGGCGCCGCGCACGGCTCGGTGCTCGGCGACGACGAGGTCCGGGCGACCAAGGAGGTCATGGGCTTCGACCCGGAGAAGACCTACGAGGTCACCGACGAGGTGCTGGCCCACACCCGCGAACTGGTCCAGCGGGGCAAGGCCGCTCGGGACGAGTGGCAGCAGGCGTTCGACGCCTGGGCCGACGCCAACCCGCGGAGCAAGGAATTCCTGGACCGGCTGCGCAAGCGTGAGCTGACCCCGGGCTGGACCGACGCGCTGCCCAGCTGGGAGGCCGACGAGAAGGGCGTCGCCACCCGTGCCGCCTCCGGCGAGGTGCTGACCAAGCTGGCGCCGGCGCTGCCCGAGCTGTGGGGCGGCTCGGCCGACCTCGCCGGCTCGAACAACACCACCCCGAAGGGCCAGCCGAGCTTCCTGCCGACCGATCGGCAGTCGAAGATGTTCTCCGGTGACCAGTACGGTCGGGTGCTGCACTTCGGCATCCGCGAGCACGGCATGGGCGCGATCATGAACGGCATCGCGGTCTCCAGCGGGCTGCGGGTCTACGGCGGCACCTTCCTCACCTTCAGCGACTACATGCGTCCGTCGGTCCGGCTGGCCGCGCTGATGAAGCTGCCGGTCACCTACGTCTGGACCCACGACTCGATCGGCCTCGGCGAGGACGGTCCGACCCACCAGCCGGTCGAGCATCTGACTGCGTTGCGCGCCATCCCCGGTCTGGACGTGGTCCGGCCGGCCGATGCGAACGAGACAGCGTGGGCGTGGAAGACGATCCTGGAGCACACCGATCGTCCGGCCGGTCTGATCCTGTCCCGGCAGAACCTGCCCACCTTCCCGCGGGAGGCGGACGGCTTTGCCGCCGCGAGTGGAACAGCACGCGGCGGGTACGTGTTGAAGGACAGTGAAGGCGATCCGGAGGTGATCTTGATCGGTACCGGTTCCGAGGTGCAGCTGGCCGTCAAGGCCCAGGAACAGCTCGCCGCCGCCGGTGTCCGGGCCCGGGTGGTCTCGATGCCGTGCGTGGAGTGGTTCTTCGAGCAGGACGAGGCCTACCGCGAGTCGGTGCTGCCGAGCAGCGTCAAGGCACGGGTCAGCGTCGAGGCCGGGATCGGGATGGGCTGGCGTTCGCTGATCGGCGATGCCGGTCGCGCGGTCAGCCTGGAGCACTTCGGTGCCTCCGCGGCTGCCGGTGTGCTGTTCAAGGAGTTCGGCTTCACGCCCGAAAAGGTGGCCGAGGCCGCGCAGGAGAGCATCGCGGCGGCGAAGACCGGTGGCAACCCGACCCATCCGCTGACCAGCGGACCGTCGGGACCGGCCGACACTCTCGACGAGCCCGGCGTGACGATCAGCTGA
- a CDS encoding DUF7946 domain-containing protein, producing MPTEEPIQAPLALKFEGEEKGDLVEVSAAQLAESLQGLVELASIAAKHGAFGDAPPPEVMVLPPERGSFEIVAILQWAVQNPGDAYTIGSGTLGTFVFVAGMLTKGLRAHPNDYEYLDNGNVKVLWSDKTVDEVPAAAWDALQKEKRRSKKALRKLMAPMSGNALTLEIESRPDAVPSDRLLSKDYVAMTVDRDDYRAAAVRHDEDEPPTSEVFEAEGRLERIDFGAGKPWKVTTSHGSRKATVEDSEFLKRVNEGLALKKTDIFRFQIREVSESKNGRRKVDWFIEKVLSHRKGGDDSDTASRVASHTATSQG from the coding sequence ATGCCGACGGAGGAGCCCATCCAGGCACCCCTCGCACTCAAGTTTGAAGGCGAGGAGAAGGGCGATCTGGTTGAAGTGAGCGCTGCCCAGCTCGCGGAATCGTTGCAGGGGCTCGTCGAGCTGGCGTCGATCGCAGCGAAGCACGGCGCGTTCGGTGACGCCCCACCTCCCGAGGTCATGGTGCTGCCTCCTGAGCGCGGATCCTTTGAAATCGTGGCGATCCTGCAGTGGGCGGTTCAGAATCCCGGCGATGCGTACACGATAGGGTCCGGAACCCTCGGCACGTTCGTCTTCGTGGCGGGGATGCTGACGAAGGGGTTACGGGCGCATCCAAACGACTACGAGTACCTCGACAACGGCAACGTCAAGGTCCTCTGGAGCGATAAGACGGTGGATGAGGTGCCGGCGGCCGCCTGGGACGCGCTACAGAAGGAGAAGCGCCGCTCGAAGAAGGCGTTGCGGAAGCTCATGGCCCCGATGTCAGGAAACGCCTTGACGCTAGAGATCGAGAGCCGTCCAGACGCTGTACCGTCAGATCGTCTCCTCTCGAAGGACTATGTCGCTATGACAGTCGATCGTGACGACTACCGCGCAGCTGCCGTTCGACATGATGAGGATGAGCCCCCAACGTCCGAAGTCTTTGAGGCTGAGGGCAGACTTGAGCGGATCGACTTCGGTGCGGGTAAGCCTTGGAAAGTGACCACCAGCCATGGCAGCCGGAAGGCAACTGTGGAAGACTCGGAGTTTCTGAAGCGGGTAAACGAGGGCCTAGCGCTCAAGAAGACGGACATCTTCAGATTTCAGATCCGAGAGGTCTCTGAGTCAAAGAACGGTCGCCGCAAGGTGGACTGGTTCATCGAGAAGGTTTTGTCTCATCGGAAGGGAGGTGACGACAGTGACACTGCATCACGTGTCGCCTCGCACACAGCAACATCGCAAGGTTGA
- a CDS encoding ATP-dependent DNA ligase: protein MDLPVMPPVKPMLAKSVKTIPTGDLTYEPKWDGFRSIIFRDGDEVEIGSRNERPMTRYFPEMVEALRELLPAKCVLDGELIMIGSSGDRLDFDQLQQRIHPAASRVKMLSETTPARFVAFDLLALGDEDYSARPFAERRAALADALANVPAPVHLTPTTTDPEVAEQWFNEFEGAGLDGVVAKPQGLAYQPDKRVMFKIKHERTADCVVAGYRTHKSGPDAIGSLLLGLYDHDGRYGEPGSLLSVGVIGAFPAARRKELFTELQPWVTTFDDHPWDWARQLEGNRTPRNAEGSRWSGGKDLSFTPLRPERVVEVRYEHMEGNRFRHTAQFNRWRPDRTPESCGYDQLDEPVKFDLGDILGG from the coding sequence ATGGACCTGCCCGTGATGCCGCCGGTGAAACCGATGCTGGCCAAGTCGGTGAAGACGATCCCGACCGGTGACCTGACCTACGAACCGAAGTGGGACGGGTTCCGGTCGATCATCTTCCGCGACGGCGACGAGGTGGAGATCGGCAGCCGCAACGAGCGGCCGATGACCCGCTACTTCCCGGAGATGGTGGAAGCCCTCCGCGAACTGCTGCCGGCCAAATGCGTGCTGGACGGCGAGTTGATCATGATCGGCAGCTCCGGCGACCGACTCGATTTCGACCAGCTGCAGCAGCGAATTCATCCCGCGGCCAGCCGGGTGAAGATGCTGTCGGAAACCACGCCGGCCCGGTTCGTCGCCTTCGACCTGTTGGCGTTGGGCGACGAGGACTATTCGGCCCGTCCGTTCGCCGAACGCCGGGCGGCGCTGGCCGACGCGCTGGCCAACGTGCCGGCGCCGGTGCACCTGACTCCGACCACCACCGATCCCGAGGTGGCCGAGCAGTGGTTCAACGAGTTCGAGGGTGCCGGGCTGGACGGCGTGGTGGCCAAACCCCAGGGTCTCGCGTACCAGCCGGACAAGCGGGTGATGTTCAAGATCAAGCACGAACGCACCGCCGACTGCGTGGTGGCGGGCTACCGTACGCACAAGAGCGGCCCGGACGCGATCGGTTCGCTGCTGCTCGGCCTCTACGATCATGACGGCCGGTACGGGGAGCCCGGCAGTCTGCTGTCGGTCGGTGTGATCGGCGCCTTCCCGGCCGCCCGCCGCAAGGAGCTCTTCACCGAGTTGCAGCCCTGGGTGACCACCTTCGACGATCACCCCTGGGACTGGGCCAGGCAACTGGAGGGCAACCGGACCCCGCGCAACGCCGAGGGCAGCCGGTGGAGCGGCGGCAAGGACCTGTCCTTCACCCCGCTGCGTCCCGAGCGGGTGGTCGAGGTCCGCTACGAACACATGGAAGGCAACCGCTTCCGGCACACGGCCCAGTTCAACCGCTGGCGCCCGGACCGTACGCCGGAGTCCTGCGGCTACGACCAACTGGACGAGCCGGTGAAGTTCGACCTCGGGGACATTCTCGGGGGTTGA
- a CDS encoding GAP family protein, whose product MMGGLLWTMIPLVLGNILVPSQVGMTLLLLLRQRDGTSAAIALISGIVSMRVLQGLVFGLIFTGVSATIGHKSSDPVVSAFLIGLGLLLYAAATKVLLTNEDPDAPPPKWMTMAQSMSPRLAYGVGAALPLIGAKFWVFTLSAVAAIRNADLGYIAGSLAFVLYAVLSCALLIFIVGLRVAGTPWSLRALEGIAAWLKRHNKLIAVVLGAFFGTWFLGNGLAGLM is encoded by the coding sequence ATGATGGGCGGGCTGTTGTGGACGATGATCCCGCTGGTCCTCGGCAACATCCTGGTCCCGTCCCAGGTCGGCATGACGCTGCTGTTGTTGTTGCGCCAGCGCGACGGCACCAGCGCCGCGATCGCGTTGATCAGCGGCATCGTCTCCATGCGCGTCCTGCAAGGTCTGGTGTTCGGGCTGATCTTCACCGGCGTCTCGGCGACGATCGGTCACAAGTCGTCCGACCCGGTGGTGTCGGCGTTCCTGATCGGGCTCGGCCTGTTGCTGTACGCGGCCGCCACCAAGGTGCTGCTGACCAACGAGGACCCGGACGCCCCACCGCCGAAATGGATGACCATGGCGCAGTCGATGTCACCTCGACTCGCGTACGGGGTGGGTGCGGCCCTGCCGCTGATCGGGGCCAAGTTCTGGGTGTTCACGCTGAGCGCGGTTGCGGCCATCCGCAACGCCGACCTCGGCTACATCGCCGGTTCGCTCGCCTTCGTCCTGTACGCGGTGCTCAGCTGCGCGTTGTTGATCTTCATCGTCGGCCTGCGGGTCGCCGGCACCCCGTGGTCACTGCGCGCACTGGAAGGAATCGCCGCTTGGTTGAAGCGGCACAACAAGCTGATCGCGGTCGTTCTCGGCGCGTTCTTCGGCACCTGGTTCTTGGGCAACGGCCTGGCCGGGCTGATGTGA
- the tal gene encoding transaldolase translates to MSEALKALSDAGVSIWLDDLSRERLDSGNLEQLIKEQHVVGVTTNPTIFANALSKGEAYDQQVKGLAAAGKTTAEAIREITTTDVRNACDVFTDVYKATDGVDGRVSIEVEPGLAMDTDGTIDQAKELWATVDRPNVLIKIPATKPGLPAITAATAAGISVNVTLIFGLERYQGVMDAYFSGLEQAADAGIDLSTIRSVASFFVSRVDTEYDKRLDAIGSDEAKSLRSKAAIANARLAYAAYQEAFSSDRWKALEAKGAGVQRPLWASTGVKDPNLPDTLYVTELVVANTVNTMPEKTLNAVADHGEIAGDKVTGTADEAQQVMDRLTAVGISYDDVIDILEKEGVDKFDVSWGELEQTVTDALKAATSA, encoded by the coding sequence ATGAGTGAAGCGCTGAAGGCACTGTCCGACGCAGGTGTGTCGATCTGGCTCGACGACCTCTCGCGGGAGCGGTTGGACTCGGGCAACCTGGAGCAGTTGATCAAGGAACAGCACGTGGTCGGGGTGACCACCAACCCGACCATCTTCGCCAACGCGCTGTCCAAGGGCGAGGCGTACGACCAACAGGTGAAGGGATTGGCGGCGGCCGGCAAGACCACCGCCGAGGCGATCCGGGAGATCACCACCACCGACGTGCGCAACGCGTGTGACGTGTTCACCGACGTCTACAAGGCGACCGACGGGGTGGACGGCCGGGTCTCGATCGAGGTCGAGCCGGGGCTGGCGATGGACACCGACGGCACCATCGACCAGGCCAAGGAGTTGTGGGCCACGGTCGATCGGCCGAACGTGCTGATCAAGATCCCGGCGACCAAGCCGGGGCTGCCGGCGATCACCGCCGCAACCGCTGCGGGGATCAGCGTCAACGTCACGTTGATCTTCGGTCTGGAGCGCTACCAGGGCGTCATGGACGCGTACTTCTCCGGTCTGGAGCAGGCCGCGGACGCGGGCATCGACCTGTCCACCATCCGTTCGGTGGCCTCGTTCTTCGTGTCCCGGGTGGACACCGAGTACGACAAGCGGCTGGACGCGATCGGTTCGGACGAGGCCAAATCGCTGCGCAGCAAGGCGGCGATCGCCAACGCTCGGCTCGCCTACGCCGCCTACCAGGAGGCGTTCAGTTCGGATCGGTGGAAGGCGTTGGAGGCCAAGGGCGCAGGAGTGCAGCGTCCGCTGTGGGCATCCACCGGGGTCAAGGATCCGAACCTGCCGGACACCCTGTACGTGACCGAGCTGGTGGTCGCGAACACGGTGAACACGATGCCGGAGAAGACCCTGAACGCGGTCGCCGATCACGGTGAGATCGCCGGCGACAAGGTCACCGGGACCGCCGACGAGGCGCAGCAGGTGATGGATCGACTGACCGCCGTCGGCATCTCCTACGACGACGTGATCGACATATTGGAGAAGGAGGGCGTGGACAAGTTCGACGTCTCCTGGGGCGAGCTGGAGCAGACCGTGACGGACGCCCTGAAGGCCGCCACCTCGGCCTGA
- a CDS encoding COX15/CtaA family protein, with translation MDLLTDVRDSTLARRLGSPTWLRRLAVLSLVMNIVIIITGGLVRLTDSGLGCPTWPQCTPGAYTPHPALGVHGAIEFGNRLITFILMIVALITWISTLLYRRADRTPDRKLRWLSFGIGVGIPFQGVIGGITVLTHLNPYVVALHMLNSLVLVTLATWLVRLTWPAPAKEVGPRARLLSMITFALAWVVVCLGTVVTGSGPHAGDVKAVRTGLNPLDVSHVHSFSVYLLTAATIVSIIVLRNRAAVLLLIIELIQGGIGFAQYFSGLPIQLVILHIAGAAGTIALAANLLYSVRLKRPAPNTASSAPSPHVERRTTNA, from the coding sequence ATGGATCTCCTGACCGACGTACGCGACTCGACCCTGGCCCGGCGGCTCGGCAGCCCGACCTGGCTGCGGCGTCTCGCCGTATTGAGCCTGGTGATGAACATCGTGATCATCATCACCGGCGGCCTGGTCCGGTTGACCGACTCCGGGCTGGGATGCCCGACCTGGCCGCAGTGCACACCCGGCGCGTACACCCCGCATCCGGCGCTCGGCGTCCACGGAGCGATCGAGTTCGGCAACCGGCTGATCACCTTCATCCTGATGATCGTTGCGCTGATCACCTGGATCTCGACCCTGCTCTACCGGCGCGCCGACCGCACCCCGGATCGCAAGCTGCGTTGGCTTTCCTTCGGCATCGGCGTCGGCATCCCGTTCCAGGGCGTGATCGGCGGCATCACCGTGCTCACCCACCTGAACCCGTACGTGGTCGCGCTGCACATGCTCAATTCGCTGGTGCTGGTCACGCTGGCGACCTGGCTGGTCCGGCTGACGTGGCCGGCACCGGCGAAGGAGGTCGGGCCGAGGGCGCGGCTGCTGTCCATGATCACTTTCGCGCTGGCCTGGGTGGTGGTCTGCCTCGGCACGGTCGTGACCGGCTCCGGCCCGCACGCCGGCGACGTCAAGGCCGTACGCACCGGCCTCAATCCGCTGGACGTGAGTCACGTCCATTCGTTCTCGGTCTACCTGCTGACCGCGGCGACCATCGTCTCGATCATCGTGCTGCGAAACCGCGCCGCCGTGCTGTTGTTGATCATCGAACTGATCCAGGGCGGGATCGGCTTTGCCCAGTACTTCTCCGGCCTGCCGATCCAGTTGGTGATCTTGCACATCGCCGGCGCCGCCGGCACCATCGCCCTCGCCGCCAACCTGTTGTACTCGGTCCGCTTGAAGCGCCCAGCACCGAACACGGCAAGCAGTGCCCCGTCGCCGCACGTCGAACGCCGCACCACGAACGCCTGA